A segment of the Trifolium pratense cultivar HEN17-A07 linkage group LG7, ARS_RC_1.1, whole genome shotgun sequence genome:
gtccaagattagttgttcctttcagatacctaaagattctctttatagcagtaagatgagattctctgggatctgactggaatcttgcacataaacaaacactgaataaaatatctggtctagaggctgtcagatagagtaaggaaccaatcatacctctgtagaccttttgatctacctttccttcatcatctgacttgcccatgttggtagttggatgcataggagtgttcattatcttgcagtcatctagattgaacttcttcagaagttccttggtatattttgattgatgaacataagttccttccttcttctgattgatttgaattcctagaaagaatttcaattctcccatcatgctcatttcaaattcatcctgcattatcttagaaaaattcttgcacaaggaagcattagttgaaccaaaaataatatcatcaacataaatttgaatgattaaaatgtcttctttggttgtttttctaaagagtgtgcagtcaacctttcctttttcaaaacctttttcaagaaggaaattactgagtctatcataccaagctcttggagcttgtttcagaccatacagtgatttcttcaatttaaaaacatgttctgggtttgagacatcttcaaaaccaggaggttgcttaacatacacttcttcagaaataaaaccatttaagaaggcacttttaacatccatctgatacaaggttattccatgattaacagcataagatagaagtaacctgattgcttcaagtctagcaactggtgcaaaggtttcagtatagtcaatcccctcttgttgactgtaaccttgtgcaaccaatctagccttgtttcttaccacttcaccttgttcattcagcttgtttctgaatacccattttgttccaataatgttcttgtgtgaaggcttaggcactagagtccacacatcattcctttgaaattgattcagctcttcttgcattgctacaatccaagcatcatctttcagagcttcatcaatctttgaaggttccatcattgagataagaccaaccaatgattcctcatttcttagttgagatcttgtcttccttggactatccttgttgcctaatatcagttcctctggatgtgatgatttgtatttgaaagtgtttcttgggggctcatcatcttcagactcatcaacatcaggttcagcagttgcttcagttctttgttgttcagagtctgtaggaactgttgtattcagaggttcttcagagaatggatgttctgagtagtttggaatatctgaatattgatcctttgatacctgaaatctagacaaaccttccacaagctctgacacatggtcaggctctttgtcatcaaatttgacatgcatagtttcttccacagtatgtgtttcagaaatatacagtctgtatgcttttgagcgttcagagtatcctataaaaatacccttataccctctagcatcaaatttctttagatggactttgttatttaagatgtaacaagtacatccaaactgatgaaaataagaaatatcaggttttcttcctttgaacaattcataagcagttttgttcaacttagatctgatatagattctattttgaacataacatgctgtgtttacagcttctgcccataaaaactttgctacatttgtttcatgcatcatggttctggccatttcttgcagagttctattcttcctttctacaaccccattttgttgaggagttctaggagaagagaattcatgcaaaatgccatatttttcacaaaagttttcaaaaggttcattttcaaattctccaccatgatcacttctaacttttaaaatagtgtagcctttttcattttgaatttgcttgcagaagatgctaaactcatcataagcttcatcttttgttcttaggaattttacccaagtccatctactgtagtcatcaacaatcactaatccatacttctttccattgatagaggcagtgtgaactggcccaaaaagatcaatgtgaagaagttccaatggtcttgaggtagagacaatgttcttaggtttaaaagatgattttgtaatctttcctttttgacatgaaccacaaagtgtgtttgagtgatatttaattttaggtaaacctctgacaaggtcaagcttactaagcttagagattaacctccagttagcatggcctaacctcttatgccagatccatttttcttcactcaaggtcaaaagacacatcactttttgttcattcaaatcagaaagattaattttataaacattgttctttctcagacctttgaatatcatggtgttatcagattgtttagacacagtacatgattctttattaaagacaactacataaccattgtcgcaaaattgacttatgctcaataggttatgtttgagtccatcaactaaccaaacatcattaatagataaggaggaattacctactgtacctgtacctattatctttcctttttgattacctccaaagccaacagatcctccttctttcatagccagcttagaaaatagttgtttgtcaccagtcatatgccttgaacatccactatccaaataccatgaatgattcatgatacttctttgagtggcaggctgtatgagaaacaactttaatcattgcgatagaactctttaTCAAgattaatgataaagtcatcccagtattcttcctcttcaatttccaagttctgattgttaacttgagaacttgtcaaccatgtgtctaggacataagcccttcttcctttgcataggacttgtttccatactttaggtaaggcatatcctttcctagttggtaaatctgaatgatacattatttcagcttttggtacccatcttctgggtccacgcttgttagtccacacatgcttactatgttgtctagtgttagagaaagatcttggtttggaataataacctttttgaaatcttttctttgtttgaaatttgttattgttccaagatttggattgtttatgattccagggtttgtatctattatcaatcccatgttttgattgattatatctactgactctagaatcataaataatctgagtcttgtacttcatctgagatttggagttagaatttttctttttaaaaacttctgatgttttaggttgactagcttcaggtactgaagttcctttgaatccagaatttgaagtctcagatgttgaagctttcagaacttctgaactaatgttctcaggttctgaacaacttctatcttctgaacttttctttccagatcctgaggaactaggttcctctgagctgtcagcttctaaatcactcagatcatcattgttattttcacaaatgccaggattctttccctcttcacttggtggaacaacataataaacccaagattttccaacctttttggcaaaggtcttcagctttgaatatgttctaccatattcatagccaagtccttctcctctatgtcttaaaacattataaattctattagcagctttgctcttcccaaggttgagatgcacaaactgttgaagagctatttcctgctcatcaataggtttgtgacaaacagcacaacccttttcaaagtcatctactctattcagagtttcttgatatagaccttgaaaatgttctgcttgctcagtcagagtgttaagcttttcttgtaaaactttttgtttactaaacactctgagatgtttctcaatgaccttgttaagtgcagttataagttgagatttagagcaatcagagaatacctcatcagttacttctgaatctgattctgattcatcgtctgagtctatatctgagtcagctgaagccatcagggctagatttgcctcttcttcttcctcaacttcttcctcagatgatagctcttcaaaagtagccatcagactctttttcaatttgctcttgaattgttgcttctttgagctgtatcttttgtttttgtctttagcagacatttctggacaatcagcaataaagtgtcctggcttcttacagttgaagcagttcttctgatcatcctttttgctgacaaaatttctggagctgttacctctgaaatttcttttgttaaatctgttccattgctgaaacttggtgaataaagcaaactcatcctcattcatctcatcctcttgaccatcagcagaagattcttcttcaatatcaagaagctgagtcttaagagccttagaagtagtcttagttgactgtaaagccactgacttggacttcttcttagtttctgagtcagcatccagaaccatctcatggcttctgagattgcttatcagagcttcaagactcagagtcttgagattttgagcttcctctattgcagtgaccttaggtctccaagcaataggaagacttctcagaatcttctgaacatggtcataggtggaataacttctcttgagagctttaagaccagatacaaggatttgaaaccttgtaaacatagtctcaatgttttcatcttgttgcatagtgaacagttcatattgccttatcaaaagactagctttagcctcttgaaccttttcattaccatcataggtagcacacatagaatcaaagatagatttagcagtagacttgtcctctattctgacatagtcttcatgtctaatagcaccaacaacaatgtcctttactctatgatgcttagtgtaggtttttaagttagctggtgtgagtaactttctatgctcaatggacaaccttccatgttcatttaagttttcaaaagttactcccagctcaaccaaatcccacaactcatgatcaatagcagtaatattgctatacagtctttccttccaccactcaaataatgatgcatcaccattgaatataggggcttttctattgccactatgttcatgtgattcattacttaagtagtcataaccaaaagcatttctaggaccaccaccagcaccactggcctcaccggcttcaccggttgttctagtactactatcgtctcctccagacatagtgttctcacaagatctttactgtctcactgttaagtgaaagtaacagaccaggcgctctgataccaattgaaggtgtgaaaacacaagaaggggggggggggttgaattgtgttttagctaagttaaaactttttcaagttcttaactcaactactttcgcagcggataaataacacaaataataacaagagagagagagagagaaatcacacaagcaatttatactggttcctctcacaaaacgagagtagtccagtccccttgcacttccaagggagttcactataatcacacaagattacacctgctcaagcacacaagcaagagacttctcaacaatgctcaagcacacaagcaagagacttcacacttaagcacacaagcttaagtttcctcaagtaatagtaaagtgtataaaaatatacaagtgctcttagatgaacctaaagagagcaaatacaaataatacagagtatttgactaaagtgcaaaaacacttgatgaaaggttcagagcttgtatacacagcgttcagagtttgttcagcgcacgttcaattcttgataaaattatatatttttgtagctgattcttctagtatatatataccactagaaaagagtcgttgcaaaaagaaccgttggagttgataatcttttgtcttcaagcagtctgtcttgatgcagtttggttgtatccaaaactgagaaagagtttcagttactttgactacagcagagaagactttccttattcagctaacaaaactgaaaacccacgttctcaaaagagaacagacaaactgagggtagctgagctgatcaggcttgaagggtccttttcttcattggtagaagagttgacttgcaaagggaatcttcacagataacaaaatgatcttcagaggttgatgacgctttagtcactcaagaagttctgaagacttcatcctctgaaggttgtaacttctgaagtccaacatcttctgagcgcttgtgaacttctgaattcacatcctctgaacttcattcagagcttatatgatgcttatatctgcacacttaaaataaatttttagtccttccaattgttaattaatactttgttatcatcaaaacctttatagatttaggggcaaacctttttaaatcaattttgttttaacATGCATTATCTCACtaaacaaactccggaatcggaatctatgcgaaaaactgggtaaaatagATTCTGGGTGCAAAAACTATCAAAAAGTCAACCCTAACGTCAACAGTTGACTACACAGTCTGTTGACTTATGCGCATGGCGCAGAAGCCAGAAATTTTACTCCAGAATAACTGCAGAATTGCGCATGGCGCAGGTGGGCTGCGCATGGGTCTTCTCACAGAAAGATGCGCATGGCGCAGGGGATCAGTCCAAAAGTTGTCAAAACACGATTTTACacgaaaaatcaattatttcgaaccaaaatcacttattttaCTTCCAGAAAACATACCAAGCATAGATTATGATTATACATGCTCAAAAACACTTAAAAGCAActtattaaaattaatcaataatcacttatttcatGATTTTTGACACCTTTAGATCTAAACTCAAACTATCACTTACCAAAAGATCTACAAATTCCCATTTAAAACTCCCCAAATTCGTTCATACAAATGGTTAAGAGTTTATCTAGCATGTTATGATCCATAGATTTCATTTTCCTTTAGAAAAATCCCGAAACCCAAAACGAAAATGagtgaaagagtttgggaatggaggaatcgacatcctcccctctttatGACCATTCACGAATATgcaatctaactctcgtacctggATTTGATGATTATCAAGCTTTCCTCTTAGATCTCTCAAGCTcttccttgccctagctctcctcctcttccttctctcttcattcttcttgagctcacaagaaaaaaaatgggtttCCCTCTCTTCATTTGAGCTTATAAAGCTCTCCCCTTTATTATGCCATAGGCCCAATGGGCCAAAAGCCCAACAACACGGCCCATCACTCACAACGCATCCTAACTCGCTTGTTAACTAGTGTTCTCgttaaataattatttgttactaacttaattaaaagtcatcacaacaattaattaaacacttaaatagcgaataataaaaatcagatcgttacaactctcccccacttaaaagattttcgccctcgaaaattactcgactaaaacaactccggataactcctttATCCATTTTCCAACAAAACACTCCAAACACTTCACAAAACtaagtttatcccatccaacacaatttttgtctattatCAACAAGAGATTAAGGACGGTCAGTTCCTCAATTTATCGATAAATAGTCAACAATTATGATATCgacataaaccattcttatcaaaccgctaaaatgtctgcttcgcacgaaacatccatagactaacattctacggtactcacaacACTACCCCAAACAGGTACAACCaatcgaacacactccgaaagatacttccatGGAAtactccacaaatcctataagtcttTGATTCACTCATGAAACACTTAACCGTGATATGTCACTTATCCATATTCGAACCTTATTCCAACTTTGAAATTCTGGCAGGCTGGTGgaaagatgctacagcatctcgtaccagtacagaacacaatagacaagtTAAAAGTAAATTAAGTGCAGGAAGATAAATAAGACAGATCATTTGTTAACCAagttcggtgcaacgtcacATAAtctaggggataccaatccaagaatgaatccactataatattTCTAGtacaaagccctcgaccaacacacggtacttgacttatcgcatagacactacccgtgcaatcctacctaggaacctcctagatatgagaccccgtcccaattccctctaacaacacgtactgtGTTGCTGTCAACTTTATAACGATCAAAGATGGAGACACCCTCCTACGAAACTAATACCTAGCCAACActtgactaagttcacaatttggagttgcttacaagcttcctccaagtaaaatactcaactcattacctacaggtttctgagtgaggacataatgaccatctcacaacccgggtggttcacttacaccaactctcctagagagtggctcaaagacacgaaaccctaaagactacatctttgatgaacaatggcttCGGTGCAAAAATAGGTCTGAGtcttcatttatttatagtcttcaattgtcttgatgtgcaagctaggtTTTCAGACACACACAGCTAGAGTATTGTGGCCAGCCCtagattgttttaaaaataaaacaatatttgatttaatacaaaaatatatcacgttatatttttgtttcaaataatAAACATAAACCGCCTTTAGAGCCTTCAGAGACTTGGAGAACACGGCTCGGTTTGGCTTGGCTCATAAGCTTGatcataaaaatgaaataaatcttCATGCGATATGATCTAAAAATTCTGCGCAAAACAGAGCAAATAATGTTGTACTCGAATGCTTACAACAtcttgtccagcatctggctataacttgtttttgcaaaatataGCCAACATAAAACCCCTAACAATCTcgccctttggcaaattttggctaaaacaatctTTGACAGATAAGCATCTTGGTCCTCTATCTTCAATGTGTAACTCTTGCCTTCAATCTGTTGACCTTCAGATTAGACACACATGTTAAGCATTCATAATTAAGCATGTAaaagttacccatatttctatgactataactaactaagtcacccatattgctatgactgtgacccaaatcacccatatttctatgactgtgatcctaagcataaaagtcatccatatttctatgattatgactaagcacgatgaatcatccatatttctatgattataaaattatgatcatgccctatgctacaagTTTAAATGCCTTTTGAAGTTCTTGCATGCACATCACCCAAAgcagaaaataaatttttctccccctcaaaacatgcatatcatCATGCACACATACACCCAAGTGCTATACCAGATGCTATAACATTtgtcatcacatcatgcacaaaAACACTTCAgaatattactccccctttttagccaaacattctgacaaataaagtcagtagcAAAATACATATTATCAGAGCTGAGAGAACCACAAAGTGCATATTACAGACCAGGTGCATACGAGGTACAATGAATATCAGGGCATAGCCCACACAAATGACCAGAGGATAGAAGCCACGAAAAAGGGAACAAGTGGGCTGTCATCCACAATATCATAAAATATAACCATGCTCCAACAATATAGCATGAAGGTCATAAGTCATAGGGCATAAGCCCACACTACCTCCACCACATCAAACTCATAGTGCGCAgatagaggagattccctcttacaTACAACATCAGAGACGATCAACACTCATAAAACAAACATCTCCCCCTTGTTTTCACAATATGACAAtggcataaaaaaaattgttccagaAAACCAGCTTCTCATAAgacaaattttttcttctagACACACTATTCTCATGATGAAAAGATACATTATCCATGACAGCAGAAGGAACATTTAGAGGAATCTTCATACCTCTTATACTCTTTATTAAAGATGAGCCGGAAGATGCTATAACATGTTGCTCCTCATCAAAATCTGAGTTACtagaggaaatttttttttccctacgggcttttcttctttggctcagCAAGAGCTTCCTTAGCAGGACTTTCCCTTGAGTTAAGgttgtccacataaataacattcaAGTCTGCATCCTTGTCCTTCTCAGCAGACCCTTATCCTCAAGATGTTCAGAAACAGTTTTTATATTCTTATCAGATTGAGAGATTACAACAGTGTTATAGAAAAATTATTGTAACAAATTATAAGAGATAATAGaagattataaaaaaactttattgtaagcaaatgatgcgggttcgattcccagtagacaaattaatttttattttaatataaaactgcaataaaaagagagggaaaataATTAGGTTTAGAGTTAGCTTATCAgaataagcttagaatatataagagataagagataaTAGAAGCTTATAACTGCATTTAACATTATGTTAACATATTAGGTTTTTTaactttaatcacaattgaagcacatgttttagtggttgaaaaactttattgtaagcaaacgatgcgggttcgattcccagtagacaaattaatttttattttaatataaaactgcaataaaaagagaggGTAAAAGGGAGAATCTTCATATTACATGGGCAATccaaaaaacaatatattacaATGAAGTAAACGAAAACTTGGCCACATTGCAGAGGAGGGTATAAATACCTATtaacccttaaaaaaaaaaattgaaaaaagttgttgaaaacaacttttcattttaaaagaaaaattattttttactaaaacaatttttaaaataatcttaaacaaacacaactaaaaaaaaaagcgATATGTTTTGGAAAAAATACATTCTTTTGCTAAAAAATCCGAATTAAAGGGggccattattatttttaacattttcaCTCAGTTTCGAATCTAAAATATCCCAAttgcatgtgtgtgagtttttttttttttggtttacaatgagctggggatcgaacccatgTCCTATAGCAaactacccaaatccctcaccaccTGGTGGCTTTCGTGTATGTGAGTTTTATAATAATaggactattttattttatggattaGATTTTTGTTGATGTAGATAGTGGAACCGATATGCCTATTAAAGGCGAAGAAGAGAAGCAATATTGGACTGTCTTTTTTGAGCATGACCTCTATCCCGGCAGTCGAATGAGTTTGGCGACCCACAAACATTCGGATCTTCAACCATCACGATCAAGGGCAGAGGAACCAGTCGAAAAAGAAAGTAAGCCTTTTGAAACTCGCAAATGGCTTGGGAAAGCAAGTCAGCCTTTTGGCATTGCTGCATGGAGGGATAAAAAAACAAGTGATAAAGCAAGTCAGCCTTCTGGAGTTTATATATGGAGGGATcaagaaacaagtgaagcaaaTCAACCTTTTGGAATTAACATATGGTGGGATGGAAAAactaatgaaaaagaaaatcaacattttGGATTCCTCATATGGCAAGACAAAACTActaaagtagaaaataaaaaaccaagtCAAAATTTTGAAACACAAACATTAGATGAAAAAGAGACACACATTCTTCATGACTATTGTGGAAGACCATCAGCAATAGGGGAAGACAAACATTGTGCATCATCACTAGAATCAATGATGGATTTTGCCATTTCAAAGCTTGGGAAAAATATCAAAGTGGTATCAAGTTCGTTTGCTCAAAATCAGGACGAATATGTGGTGGAGGAAGTGAAGAAATTAGGAGACAAAGCAGTGATGTGTCATagattaaattttcataaagtTGTATTTTATTGCCACCAAATAAATGCGACAACAACTTACATGGTTCCATTGGTGTCTTCTGATGGAACTAAATCTAAGGCACTAACTATCTGCCACCATGATACAAGAGGTATGGATCCTAATATGCTTTATGAAGTTCTCAAAGTGAAGCCTGGAACTATTCCTATTTGTCATTTTATTGGCAATAAGGCTGTGGCTTGGGTACCCAATGATGATGTGAGTGAGTCTGATGGCCATCCTTGTGTCATATAGCGGATTTGTATATTTAGTCTTTTATGTATAAGAATATATAATCAATGTATTCCAAATAAAACTATGGCCAGCCAATGTACTATGGTAATGCTTAGAAAAACTGTTGTGTTTCTATGGATGGATCATGGATTCCAAAACCATGCTAATGAAATGTTATTTATCATGTTATTTATTTACGCTCTTGATTTTAGGGAAAGGAAACCTTAGTAATTTAGAGTCTGACAACGAAGTAAGtaaagtttgacaaaaaattatatccACCAATAATTGAATTCGGATTCTTTTGAACAATCAGTCATAGGAGCAACTCAATATCTTAGTTTACATGAGACTAGTTTAAAAAGCAATTATAAGAACTACAAAAGGTTATGTTGAAGCCGAAATACACTATCAagacttttattttttggataagAACGTATTATCAACACTTTGAGAGAATAAAATGTAGAGAGTGATGCAATAGGTTGAaaatatgaaggaaaaaaaaaaagagaaatggaGAAAAATTGAGCTTAACGATCAGGAGTTTGTGATTGAAGAATTCAAATAAGAGTTATTTAGCATGCATCCGGACAAGGCTCGGGGACCGGATGACTTGAATTCGGCATTCCACAAAAGGTTTTAGGATTTATGTGGAAGAGAGATTTTTAATACAAGTTTACAATGGCTATAAAGAGGAAGCTTCCCTGAGCATTTGAATGACACCAACATAGTGCTCATTCCAAAAGTTGAGAACCCAACCTCTATGAAAGATCTGTCGATGCAAAatctattttagtgttttaatgacaacaaatcttatggaataaatgttaagttttatgaatggtgatctattgatgtt
Coding sequences within it:
- the LOC123894480 gene encoding embryonic abundant protein VF30.1-like, yielding MEFTHLSLLALFFLTLIVGINGSKSGEEYWKSVWLNTPIPKALSDLLMSDSGTDMPIKGEEEKQYWTVFFEHDLYPGSRMSLATHKHSDLQPSRSRAEEPVEKESKPFETRKWLGKASQPFGIAAWRDKKTSDKASQPSGVYIWRDQETSEANQPFGINIWWDGKTNEKENQHFGFLIWQDKTTKVENKKPSQNFETQTLDEKETHILHDYCGRPSAIGEDKHCASSLESMMDFAISKLGKNIKVVSSSFAQNQDEYVVEEVKKLGDKAVMCHRLNFHKVVFYCHQINATTTYMVPLVSSDGTKSKALTICHHDTRGMDPNMLYEVLKVKPGTIPICHFIGNKAVAWVPNDDVSESDGHPCVI